The Mugil cephalus isolate CIBA_MC_2020 chromosome 11, CIBA_Mcephalus_1.1, whole genome shotgun sequence genome includes a window with the following:
- the LOC125015883 gene encoding killer cell lectin-like receptor subfamily B member 1B allele C, producing MYSTQTMDLRKIHQPTVPDICGKHNYINPAACTVNKMPATSDKKCSSFARTLPLLAVFWLTLLAVTGCRTFFTFLIYKNNTRLIEENYNLMTQNKNLTDQIKNMKTKFAMHCKYCQKGWMDFQSSCYAINNAEAINKKTWEEARENCRGKISDLAVVMNEPEKTFVADNSWGSSGTSGYWIGLRVEDGKWKWVNGSDLTDNLWVKQPPISGQCAISVFNEGWKSVSCKNKNQWICEKEPISL from the exons ATGTACAGTACACAGACGATGGATTTGAGAAAAATCCATCAACCTACAG TTCCAGACATATGTGGGAAGCACAACTATATAAATCCAGCAGCGTGCACAGTGAACAAAATGCCAGCCACTTCAG ATAAGAAGTGTTCCTCTTTCGCTCGGACTCTCCCACTGCTGGCAGTGTTTTGGCTGACACTGTTGGCAGTTACTGGCTGTCGTACCTTCT TTacctttttaatttataaaaacaatacCAGGCTGATTGAGGAAAACTACAACCTGATGacgcaaaacaaaaacctaacaGACCAAATAAAGAACATGAAGACAAAATTCG cAATGCACTGTAAATATTGTCAGAAAGGTTGGATGGACTTCCAGTCCAGCTGCTATGCCATCAATAATGCTGAAGCCATTAATAAGAAAACCTGGGAGGAAGCTCGAGAAAACTGCAGAGGCAAGATTTCAGATTTGGCTGTTGTGATGAATGAACCTGAAAAG ACATTTGTTGCTGATAACAGTTGGGGAAGTTCGGGAACTAGTGGATACTGGATTGGCTTGAGAGTTGAAGATGGGAAATGGAAGTGGGTCAATGGAAGTGATCTGACTGATAA CCTCTGGGTGAAACAGCCTCCCATCAGTGGCCAATGTGCAATTTCCGTCTTCAACGAAGGATGGAAGTCAGTGAGCTGTAAAAACAAGAACCAATGGATCTGTGAAAAGGAGCCTATATCTCTGTGA